ATAAATAGAGAAATCGTAACCGTGGGTGTTAGCACTGGACATCTCCCCCTTACCAGAGTCATCTCTAATTCATATGCTAAAGGGAGTAACTAGTTTATGAACGGGGGAGAGCTATGAGCTATCAATACACTGCAATTGGCGATTCCTTGACGACTGGATTTGGCGCTCTGCCAGGTAACGGTTTTGTTCCGGTGTACCGTAGAATGGCGGAAGGGAGACTGCGTTCTAATGTAGTCTCTACGAATTTGGGCGTGAATGGATTGACTACTTCTGAGTTGGAACAGCGGCTACGCGGGAGTTCTATGACTCGCGAAGCCATTCGAGCAGCTGACATTATCACTCTATCCATTGGTGGAAATGATTTAATTCATGCTGCGAAATCTGCAGCTAGACACCCTGAAAATTTATCTACAGAGCTGCGAAGATCACTGCAGGAATGCAAACAAAATTTCGCTGTAATTATGAGTATCCTCATACAATTGAAGGCGGGAACGCGCAGACCTTTTATCATTCGAATTGTGGGATTGTATAATCCTTATCCTCAGGTAGTAGGTGCGACAGAGTGGGTAAGGCAGTTTAATCGCTATGCATCGCAGTACAGCAGCCGAGTGTGTGGATTTGCTTCTATTTATAGTGAGTTTGCAGGAAACGAGAGAGGGCTTTTATCTATTGACCACTTACATCCTAATGGCCGGGGTTACCGTGTGATTGCTGAGAAACTCGATGCGCTTGGTTATGGCGGTTTGGTTTAATTGAGATTTGTGTGTAGTAGTGGTCCGAAAAGTAAAGAGGCTGTACTCTAACCATCAAGTGGATAGGGCACAGCCTCTTTGTGTTGTTGTTTTATAGCTTACACACCGCTAGGCAGTGTCTTCTCGATGACTTTATCAACGATACCGTAAGTTGCCGCGTCTGCAGCAGTCATGAAGTAATCACGATCTGTATCCTTCTCGATACGTTCTAGCGGTTGACCCGTACGTTCTGCAAGAATACGATTCAACTTATCACGCAATTTCAGGATACGGCGGGCACGGATTTCGATATCCGTTGCTTGACCTTGAGCACCACCCAGAGGTTGGTGAATCATGATCTCACTGTTAGGCAGCGCGAAGCGTTTGCCTTTAGCGCCAGCGTTAAGTAGGAAAGCTCCCATGGAAGCTGCCATACCCACACAGATGGTGGAAACGTCCGGTTTAATGTACTGCATTGTATCAAAAATAGCCATGCCTGCAGTAATGGAACCGCCGGGGCTATTCACATAAAGGTGAATGTCCTTCTCCGGATCTTCGGCAGCCAAGAACAGCATTTGTGCGATGATAGAATTGGCTACCACGTCATTAACCTCCGTTCCAAGGAAAATGATGCGGTCCTTCAGCAGGCGGGAATAGATGTCATAAGCGCGCTCACCGCGGTTGCTCTGTTCTACTACCATAGGAATATAACTCACGTGGAAAACCTCCTTGATATTGGTTCTTCAAATGTATTCATTTTTACTCTTGCCGTATTACCCACATGATAAACAAATTCAAACAAAAAGTCAAAGAAAGTCAAACTTATATTCAAAAAAAAGAGCCGACACGCGGCTCTTTGGTTAAGTAGTAGTATAGGCACTACTAAATTATGTACGAAAGTGAAATTAATGGCGCGCCCGCCAAGAATCGAACTTGGATCTCAGGCTTCGGAGGCCTACGTCATATCCATTGGACCACGGGCGCAACAAAAATGATTATAATACAATTTCTGTGCAATTGCAATGTATTAATAATACCGTGCACGGGCTTTATCCTTTGTGTTCAAGGTGGACAAGAATACATTCGCTTTCAATCAGCGTTAGAATCTAAGTTAATTAATGATGGGTTTTAGGCGCCGTACCTCTCCCTGGCCTTATAAATGTATAAGAAGACATGGGGTGGAGAATTCTACTCTCGGAAGACTTGCACTTCGAGCAATATTTGGTTAGAATATGAGTGGGACTTAAAAAGTTTACCCGGGACATTTTGAGACCATGAACAAGGGAATAGAGGAAGACGAAGTTGCAGGAGTGAAAGTATGCGTAATTTATTAGATATCCAAAAGCAGCTTCTGCCTGATCTCATGGAAACCCTTAAGAGACGTTACACGATTCTTCATCAGATCATGCTGTCCGATATAATTGGGCGCAGAACGCTTGCCGCTTCGCTTGATATGACCGAGCGGGTACTGCGTGCCGAGACGGATCTTCTGAAATCGCAAGGGCTCATTGAGATCGAGAGCGTTGGCATGCGTATTAGCGCTGCTGGGCGTAGACTGCTTGATTTGCTAGAGCCGGTCGTTAAGAGCCTGTTTGGTCTGGATGAGTTGGAAGAGAAAATTCGGGCAACGTACGGTCTGGATAAAGTTATTGTGGTACCGGGTGATTGTGAGTCATCGCCTTTCACCAAACGTGAGCTTGGCCGGGCAGGTGCAAAAGCGCTGCTCAGTGTACTTCGTACAGATGATATTGTTGCTGTCACAGGTGGATCAACGCTTGCCGATATGGCTGATCAACTGACACCGCCGTTATCCCTTTCCTATAAGAACGCTTGGTTTGTTCCGGCGCGTGGTGGATTAGGAGAGAGTATGGAGATTCAAGCCAATACGATTGCCTCAACAATGGCAAAACGGGTTGGAGCGAATTACCGGTTGCTGCATGTACCTGATTTACTTAGTGGGGATGCATACCAGTCACTAGCACTTGACTCTAATATTGGAGAGATTGTACAAATCATCCGCAGTTCGCGTATTATTGTACATGGAATTGGGGATGCCATTGAGATGACTCGTCGTCGCAAGCTGGATGAGGCTACGGTCTCAGAAATCCAGGATGAGGGAGCAGTGGCCGAATCCTTTGGCTATTACTTCGATGAAAATGGTCAGGTTGTCCATACCATGCTTACGATGGGTCTACGTCTAGAAGATATTATTCGGACGGAAACCGTTATCGGTATTGCAGGAGGCAAACCAAAGGCCAAAGCCATTCACGCCATGCTGCGTTTCGGGCAGGAGAATATTCTCGTCACGGACGAGGCTGCTGCTGTAGAAATAGGCAAGGAAATTGACAATCAGTTACAGCTAACTTCGTAGCTTTTAGATTGCAGGCACTAGAACATATATCTTGCATAATACTTAACATTGTTGTCATGACAGGCTTCACGGTCTGTTTTGAATAAATAAAACGAATTCTAGGAGGAACTATTCAATGAGTGTAAAAGTTGGAATTAACGGTTTTGGACGTATTGGACGCCTTGCTTTCCGCCGTATTCAAAATGTAGAAGGTATCGAAGTGGTAGCAATCAACGACTTGACTGACGCTAAGATGCTTGCTCATTTGCTTAAATATGATACAACTCAAGGTAAATTCCAAGGTGATGTTGAAGTGCATGACGGCTTCTTCAAAGTGAATGGCAAAGAAGTTAAAGTTCTTGCTAACCGCAACCCTGAAGAATTGCCATGGGGCGACCTAGGCGTTGACATTGTACTTGAGTGCACAGGTTTCTTCACAACTAAAGAAGCAGCTGAAAAACACTTGAAAGGTGGAGCTAAGAAAGTAGTTATCTCCGCTCCAGCTACTGGCGACATGAAAACTGTCGTTTACAACGTTAACGATGACATTCTTGATGGTACTGAGACTGTTATTTCCGGCGCATCTTGCACAACTAACTGCCTAGCTCCAATGGCAAAAGTATTGAACGACAAGTTCGGTATCATTGAAGGCCTGATGACTACAATTCATGCTTACACTGGCGACCAAAACACTTTGGATGCTCCACACGCTAAGGGTGACTTCAGACGCGCTCGTGCAGCAGCTGAGAACATCATTCCTAACACTACTGGTGCTGCTAAAGCAATCGGTCTGGTTATTCCAGAACTTAAAGGTAAATTGGATGGTGCAGCTCAACGTGTTCCAGTTGCAACTGGTTCCCTGACTGAGCTTGTAACTGTTCTTGATAAGAGCGTTACTGTTGAAGAAATCAACGCAGCAATGAAAGCAGCTTCCGATCCAGACACTTATGGTTACACTGAAGATGAAATCGTATCTTCCGACATCAAAGGTATGACTTTCGGTTCCTTGTTCGATGCTACACAAACTAAAGTATTGACTGTTGGCGACAAACAACTGGTTAAGACTGTTGCTTGGTATGACAATGAAATGTCCTACACTGCACAATTGGTTCGTACTTTGGAGAAATTCGCTAAAATCGCTAAGTAATTGATTTGATATAAAGCAACATCTATAGAGCGGAAACAGAAGTTCCTTGTTTCCGCTCTTTCTAAAATTATAAGGGAGTATATGTTTCACTCTATATTTTTTCCTTATAATTCTCGCATAAACGCTACCGTCCTTATAAGGACGCCAAAGGCGTTTTAGCTTGATGTATTTCTTGTTTCCTGCTAGAAACAATTTTGGGTGTGGAGGAATTAATCATGAACAAAAAGAGCGTCCGTGATGTAGAAGTAAAGGGTAAACGCGTATTTGTACGCGTGGATTTTAACGTTCCTGTAGAAGACGGTAAGATCACTGATGATACTCGTATTCGCGAAACCCTTCCGACCATTAAATATTTGATCGAGAACGGTGCAAAGATCATTCTCGCGAGTCACATGGGTCGTCCTAAAGGCCAATTCGTAGATTCCATGCGTTTGACTACTGCTGCTGAACGTCTGTCCGAGCTTCTCGGCAAATCAGTAGCTAAAGCTGACGAAGCTGTTGGCGAAGCTGTAAAAGCAAAAATTGCTGAGCTAGGCGAAGGCGACGTACTCGTGCTTGAGAATGTTCGTTTCTACCCAGGCGAAGAGAAGAACGATCCTGAACTGGCTAAACAATTCGCTGAACTGGCTGATTTGTTCGTCAATGATGCGTTTGGTGCGGCTCACCGTGCACATGCATCGACAGAAGGTATCGCTCATTTCCTACCGGCTGTATCCGGTCTTTTGATGGAGAAAGAACTGTCCGTTCTGGGTAAAGCTCTTTCTAACCCTGAACGTCCTTTCACTGCAATCATCGGTGGTTCGAAGGTTAAAGACAAGATTGATGTTATTGATAACTTGTTGTCTTTGGCTGATAACGTTCTGATCGGCGGTGGATTGTCTTATACATTCACTAAAGCACAAGGCTTTGAAATCGGTAAATCACTTGTAGACAACGACAAACTTGACGTTGCTCTTGGATTCATCGAAAAAGCTAAAGCACTTGGCAAAAACTTCATGCTTCCTGTTGACGTTGTTGTTGCTGATAAATTCGGTGCTGATGCTAACACTAAGATCGTTAATTACAATGAAATCCCAGAAGGTTGGGAAGGACTTGATATCGGACCTAAGACTCGTGAACTTTATGCCGATATTATCAAAAACTCCAAGCTGGTTGTCTGGAATGGACCTATGGGCGTATTCGAAATCGATAAATTCGCTGAAGGTACACTTGCAGTAGCAAAAGCTTGTGCAACAACTGAAGGTTACACTGTTATTGGCGGCGGAGATTCCGCAGCAGCAGCAGAGAAATTCCACTTGGCTGACCAAATGGATCATATCTCCACTGGCGGCGGTGCATCCCTTGAGTTCATGGAAGGCAAGGCGCTTCCTGGCGTAGAAGCTTTGAACAATAAGTAAGACGTAAAGAAGGAGGCAACTTAAGTCATGAGAACACCAATTATCGCAGGCAACTGGAAAATGTTCAAAACAGTTCCTGAAGCAGAAAGCTTTATTGCTGATATCAAAGGCAAAGCAGAAGTAGAAGGCGTTGAGACGGTAATCTGCGCTCCATTTACTAACCTGCCTGCACTTGTAGCAGCAGCAAAAGGTACAGACATCAAGATTGGCGCACAGAACCTACATTTTGAAGATAACGGTGCTTACACAGGAGAGATCAGTGGTGTAATGCTTAGCGATCTCGGCGTAGACTATGTAATCATTGGTCACTCAGAGCGTCGTGCTTATTTTGGCGAAACAGATGAAATCGTGAATAAGAAAATGCATGCTGCATTCCGTCACGATATCACTCCAATCGTATGTGTAGGCGAAAAGCTCGAAGAGCGTGAAGCTGATCAGACTAAAGCAGTATGTAAAGTACAAACTGAAGCTGCATTCCAAGGTCTTAGTGCCGAGCAAGCAGCAAAAGTTGTAATTGCATACGAACCTATCTGGGCCATTGGCACAGGTAAATCCTCCACTTCCCAAGATGCTAACGAAGTTATTGCTTACATCCGCAGTCTTGTAAAAGATCTGTATGATGCAGCAACAGCTGAAGCTGTTCGTATTCAATACGGCGGCAGCGTGAAGCCTGAGAATGTAACTGAGTACATGGGCCAAAGCGACATCGATGGTGCGCTTGTTGGCGGTGCCAGCTTGCAGCCTGCTTCCTTCGTTCAATTGGTTGAGGGGGCGAAGTAAGATGTCTGCTCCAAAACCTGTAGCTTTGATCATCATGGATGGTTTCGGTTTGCGCGGAACGTCAGAAGGCAACGCCGTTGCTCAAGCTAACAAACCTAACTATGACCGTTACTTGAAACAATATCCTAATACTACCCTTACTGCTTGTGGTGAAGCTGTTGGTCTTCCAGAAGGCCAAATGGGCAACTCTGAAGTAGGGCACTTAAATATTGGTGCAGGACGGATTGTATACCAGGATTTGACTCGTATCGATAAATCGATCCGTGAGGGCGAGTTCTTCGATAATGAAACACTGGTTACCGCAGTTAGAAATGCTAAGAACACAGGTAAAAAGCTTCATCTTTACGCGCTTGTATCCGACGGAGGGGTACATAGCCATATTAACCACCTGTTTGCTATGCTTGACCTGGCTAAGAAAGAAGATATGCATGAAGTGTATATCCATGCTTTCATGGATGGCCGTGACGTAGCTCCAGATAGCGGAAAGAATTTTGTTCAAGATCTGGTTGCTAAAATTGAAGTAGTTGGTGTAGGTACAATTGCTACGGTATCCGGACGTTATTACGCAATGGACCGTGACAAACGTTGGGAACGTGTAGAAAAAGCCTATCGTGCTATGGTTTATGGCGAAGGTCCGAAATA
The window above is part of the Paenibacillus sp. FSL K6-0276 genome. Proteins encoded here:
- a CDS encoding sugar-binding domain-containing protein — protein: MRNLLDIQKQLLPDLMETLKRRYTILHQIMLSDIIGRRTLAASLDMTERVLRAETDLLKSQGLIEIESVGMRISAAGRRLLDLLEPVVKSLFGLDELEEKIRATYGLDKVIVVPGDCESSPFTKRELGRAGAKALLSVLRTDDIVAVTGGSTLADMADQLTPPLSLSYKNAWFVPARGGLGESMEIQANTIASTMAKRVGANYRLLHVPDLLSGDAYQSLALDSNIGEIVQIIRSSRIIVHGIGDAIEMTRRRKLDEATVSEIQDEGAVAESFGYYFDENGQVVHTMLTMGLRLEDIIRTETVIGIAGGKPKAKAIHAMLRFGQENILVTDEAAAVEIGKEIDNQLQLTS
- a CDS encoding phosphoglycerate kinase, coding for MNKKSVRDVEVKGKRVFVRVDFNVPVEDGKITDDTRIRETLPTIKYLIENGAKIILASHMGRPKGQFVDSMRLTTAAERLSELLGKSVAKADEAVGEAVKAKIAELGEGDVLVLENVRFYPGEEKNDPELAKQFAELADLFVNDAFGAAHRAHASTEGIAHFLPAVSGLLMEKELSVLGKALSNPERPFTAIIGGSKVKDKIDVIDNLLSLADNVLIGGGLSYTFTKAQGFEIGKSLVDNDKLDVALGFIEKAKALGKNFMLPVDVVVADKFGADANTKIVNYNEIPEGWEGLDIGPKTRELYADIIKNSKLVVWNGPMGVFEIDKFAEGTLAVAKACATTEGYTVIGGGDSAAAAEKFHLADQMDHISTGGGASLEFMEGKALPGVEALNNK
- the gap gene encoding type I glyceraldehyde-3-phosphate dehydrogenase; this encodes MSVKVGINGFGRIGRLAFRRIQNVEGIEVVAINDLTDAKMLAHLLKYDTTQGKFQGDVEVHDGFFKVNGKEVKVLANRNPEELPWGDLGVDIVLECTGFFTTKEAAEKHLKGGAKKVVISAPATGDMKTVVYNVNDDILDGTETVISGASCTTNCLAPMAKVLNDKFGIIEGLMTTIHAYTGDQNTLDAPHAKGDFRRARAAAENIIPNTTGAAKAIGLVIPELKGKLDGAAQRVPVATGSLTELVTVLDKSVTVEEINAAMKAASDPDTYGYTEDEIVSSDIKGMTFGSLFDATQTKVLTVGDKQLVKTVAWYDNEMSYTAQLVRTLEKFAKIAK
- the tpiA gene encoding triose-phosphate isomerase, whose amino-acid sequence is MRTPIIAGNWKMFKTVPEAESFIADIKGKAEVEGVETVICAPFTNLPALVAAAKGTDIKIGAQNLHFEDNGAYTGEISGVMLSDLGVDYVIIGHSERRAYFGETDEIVNKKMHAAFRHDITPIVCVGEKLEEREADQTKAVCKVQTEAAFQGLSAEQAAKVVIAYEPIWAIGTGKSSTSQDANEVIAYIRSLVKDLYDAATAEAVRIQYGGSVKPENVTEYMGQSDIDGALVGGASLQPASFVQLVEGAK
- the clpP gene encoding ATP-dependent Clp endopeptidase proteolytic subunit ClpP, translated to MSYIPMVVEQSNRGERAYDIYSRLLKDRIIFLGTEVNDVVANSIIAQMLFLAAEDPEKDIHLYVNSPGGSITAGMAIFDTMQYIKPDVSTICVGMAASMGAFLLNAGAKGKRFALPNSEIMIHQPLGGAQGQATDIEIRARRILKLRDKLNRILAERTGQPLERIEKDTDRDYFMTAADAATYGIVDKVIEKTLPSGV
- a CDS encoding GDSL-type esterase/lipase family protein, translating into MSYQYTAIGDSLTTGFGALPGNGFVPVYRRMAEGRLRSNVVSTNLGVNGLTTSELEQRLRGSSMTREAIRAADIITLSIGGNDLIHAAKSAARHPENLSTELRRSLQECKQNFAVIMSILIQLKAGTRRPFIIRIVGLYNPYPQVVGATEWVRQFNRYASQYSSRVCGFASIYSEFAGNERGLLSIDHLHPNGRGYRVIAEKLDALGYGGLV